From Candidatus Methylomirabilis sp., a single genomic window includes:
- a CDS encoding nitrite reductase, translating into MSEQPKETKAQRVERLKREKNPWECLEEIQRFAREGYAAIPPEWLGTYFRWWGVYTQGDGVGAVGGKGGEGKPVPYFMVRIRIPNGFLLSHQLRTVADLTTKYARGIGDITVRQNIQLHWVAIEDLPAVLASLWRCGLTTMGSCGDDTRNITGCPLAGVDPDEVVDASPLAHAATRMLNGNPAFYNLPRKYKICITGCRVWCGYPEINDIGMTAVSRAAGGKPEVGFSVRVGGGLSTDPHLAVRLNAFVRWNQVLPVVRGITELFRDSEGLRQNRERARLKFLFLREGWTAERFQEELEDRLGFRLDPAVPEEPPEDVYRDHVGIHPQRQEGYHSAGIPVLRGRITAEQMARVADLADRYGTGEVRTTAMQNLLLLNIPARHVDALAGETEAAGLRLGASPFWRGTVACTGTEFCKLAITETKGYARWLVEDLEERLPGFEQHLKIHITGCPNSCGQHWIADLGIEGKKVKVDGKMVDAYYFCVGGAVGKHQAIARPVGYRCPATEVPEAIARLLRGYLRDRVNGENFRRFCARHGDEALRAILAGAEVAAAVRDPSPGRPPHGVEA; encoded by the coding sequence ATGAGCGAGCAGCCGAAGGAGACCAAGGCGCAGCGCGTGGAGCGCCTCAAGCGGGAGAAAAATCCCTGGGAGTGCCTGGAGGAGATCCAGCGGTTCGCGCGCGAGGGCTATGCCGCCATCCCGCCGGAGTGGCTGGGGACCTACTTTCGGTGGTGGGGGGTCTACACCCAGGGGGACGGCGTCGGCGCCGTGGGGGGGAAAGGAGGCGAAGGGAAGCCCGTCCCCTACTTCATGGTGCGCATCCGAATCCCGAACGGCTTCCTCCTTTCCCACCAGCTCCGCACCGTCGCGGACCTGACGACCAAGTACGCCAGGGGGATCGGCGACATCACCGTCCGCCAGAACATCCAGCTCCACTGGGTCGCCATCGAGGACCTGCCCGCGGTCCTCGCCAGCCTCTGGCGCTGCGGTCTCACCACCATGGGCTCCTGCGGCGATGACACCCGCAACATCACCGGCTGCCCGCTCGCCGGGGTGGATCCCGACGAGGTCGTGGACGCCTCCCCCCTCGCCCATGCCGCGACCCGGATGCTGAACGGGAACCCGGCCTTCTACAACCTCCCGCGCAAGTACAAGATCTGCATCACCGGATGCCGGGTCTGGTGCGGTTACCCCGAGATCAACGACATCGGCATGACCGCGGTGAGCCGCGCCGCCGGCGGGAAGCCGGAGGTCGGTTTTTCGGTTCGGGTCGGCGGGGGATTGTCCACCGACCCGCATCTGGCGGTACGCCTCAACGCCTTCGTGCGCTGGAACCAGGTCCTCCCCGTGGTCCGGGGGATCACGGAGCTCTTTCGGGACTCGGAGGGCCTCCGGCAGAACCGGGAGCGGGCGCGCCTCAAATTCCTGTTCCTCCGGGAGGGCTGGACGGCGGAGCGCTTTCAGGAGGAGCTGGAGGACCGCCTCGGCTTCCGGCTCGACCCGGCCGTGCCGGAGGAGCCGCCGGAAGACGTCTACCGGGACCATGTCGGCATCCACCCCCAGCGGCAGGAGGGCTACCATTCTGCGGGCATCCCGGTGCTGCGCGGGCGGATCACCGCCGAGCAGATGGCCCGGGTGGCCGACCTGGCCGACCGGTACGGGACGGGCGAGGTGCGGACCACCGCCATGCAGAACCTCCTCCTCCTGAACATCCCGGCCCGTCACGTGGACGCCCTCGCCGGAGAGACCGAGGCCGCCGGGTTGCGCCTGGGCGCCTCCCCGTTCTGGCGAGGGACCGTCGCCTGCACGGGGACCGAGTTCTGCAAGCTGGCCATCACCGAGACCAAGGGCTATGCCCGGTGGCTGGTGGAGGACCTGGAGGAACGCCTGCCCGGCTTCGAGCAGCACCTGAAGATCCACATCACCGGCTGCCCGAACTCCTGCGGGCAGCACTGGATTGCCGACCTCGGAATCGAGGGGAAGAAGGTGAAGGTGGACGGCAAGATGGTGGATGCCTACTACTTCTGCGTCGGCGGGGCGGTCGGGAAGCATCAGGCCATCGCGCGTCCCGTCGGGTACCGCTGCCCCGCGACCGAGGTCCCCGAGGCCATCGCGCGCCTGCTCCGGGGCTACCTCCGGGACCGGGTGAACGGCGAGAACTTTCGCCGATTCTGCGCTCGGCACGGTGACGAGGCGCTGCGGGCGATCCTGGCAGGGGCCGAGGTCGCCGCGGCGGTCCGAGACCCCTCCCCCGGCCGTCCTCCCCACGGGGTCGAGGCGTAG